A part of Kryptolebias marmoratus isolate JLee-2015 linkage group LG8, ASM164957v2, whole genome shotgun sequence genomic DNA contains:
- the LOC108231901 gene encoding syntaphilin has translation MSLTPSRKPSSSQRRRSVGPGGGGGRCSHSDTSSTHTFPVRIRAPEGGPTARTHPNTPRRQAKHTVCSDNHGIRAPTPEQYLTPLQQKEVCIRHLRARLRENVERLQHRDCEIEELRTQLYKMQEDWIEEECHRVEAQLALKEARKEIQHLQEVVESVKSNLNVREPDPHDHKPYSGMQGVRSAGKSRSCGCSPASTLSRSATFTRRSSEALQLERGSNAPEPSGAARLAGQTHLLLEAALLSEQLPQQEHLIRGAPAVQHPSTYERLYSGGAVLPISHSCHTLSSSCRCAGHAYLPHHHLFLHLPQEEPPVTAVTAAAAPAATHTKPIPVPAAGKKPEVRSQACSPTMTWLCEESSAEELSVISFAKTDPIPSDLQPVPASFLPLSPPERSYSADPLPFDKPEAAKVPTQAQTCQPRPTDLLPVRQEATAVTTDDNNTEQAEGTSEDGPPPELGHWSRYFLVDLLALAIPVVPTMAWLCRGAPQEVMPAYHIGSLLRGCCAVALHSLRRQGAGRGRRPSSMNGSAPT, from the exons ATGTCTCTCACGCCGAGCCGAAAACCCTCGTCAAGTCAGCGCAG GCGCTCGGTGGGACCCGGAGGGGGCGGCGGGAGATGCTCCCACAGTGACACGTCCAGTACGCACACCTTTCCTGTTCGGATAAGGGCTCCAGAGGGCGGCCCCACTGCCCGAACACATCCAAACACCCCCCG ACGTCAGGCAAAGCACACAGTCTGCAGCGACAACCATGGGATCAGGGCCCCCACCCCGGAGCAGTACCTTACACCCCTGCAGCAGAAGGAGGTGTGTATACGACACCTGCGAGCCAGGCTGAGAGAAAACGTGGAGCGACTGCAACACAG GGATTGTGAAATAGAGGAGTTGAGGACCCAGCTGTACAAGATGCAAGAAGACTGGATCGAGGAGGAGTGCCACCGGGTGGAAGCACAGTTGGCTCTGAAAGAGGCCCGTAAGGAGATCCAGCACCTCCAGGAGGTGGTTGAGTCAGTGAAGTCCAACCTGAACGTCCGTGAGCCAGACCCTCATGATCACAAGCCATACTCAGGGATGCAGGGAGTCAGGTCAGCGGGGAAGTCTCGCTCCTGTGGATGCTCCCCAGCCAGCACTTTGAGCCGCAGCGCCACCTTCACCCGACGGAGCAGCGAGGCCCTGCAGCTGGAGCGGGGCTCCAACGCCCCCGAGCCGAGTGGAGCGGCCCGTCTGGCAGGGCAGACCCACCTGCTCCTGGAGGCCGCGCTCCTGTCAGAGCAGCTGCCGCAGCAGGAGCACCTCATCCGAGGCGCCCCGGCGGTGCAGCACCCATCCACTTATGAAAGGCTGTACAGCGGGGGCGCCGTGTTGCCAATCTCACACTCCTGCCACacgctcagcagcagctgcagatgcGCTGGACACGCCTACCTCCCCCATCATCACTTGTTCCTGCACTTACCTCAGGAGGAGCCGCCGGTCACAGCTGTGACTGCTGCCGCCGCCCCCGCCGCCACTCACACCAAGCCCATCCCGGTTCCTGCAGCAGGGAAGAAACCGGAGGTCCGCTCCCAGGCCTGCAGCCCCACCATGACCTGGCTGTGTGAGGAGAGCAGTGCTGAAGAGCTGAGCGTCATTTCGTTTGCAAAAACAGACCCCATCCCCTCAGACCTGCAGCCAGTTCCAGCGTCTTTCCTTCCTCTGTCCCCACCAGAACGCTCGTACAGCGCCGACCCACTACCGTTTGATAAACCCGAGGCCGCAAAGGTGCCAACACAAGCCCAAACCTGCCAGCCCCGACCGACAGATCTACTTCCTGTAAGACAGGAGGCCACGGCGGTGACGACAGACGACAACAACACAGAGCAAGCCGAAGGAACAAGTGAAGACGGACCTCCCCCGGAGCTGGGCCACTGGAGCCGCTACTTCCTCGTAGATCTTCTGGCTTTGGCGATTCCTGTGGTCCCGACCATGGCGTGGTTGTGCAGAGGAGCGCCGCAGGAAGTCATGCCTGCGTACCACATCGGCTCCCTGCTGAGAGGCTGCTGCGCCGTTGCCCTCCACTCGCTTCGACGGCAGGGTGCAGGCAGGGGGCGCAGACCTTCCAGCATGAACGGGTCAGCTCCGACCTGA